The Quatrionicoccus australiensis nucleotide sequence CGGCACTTTCGTGATCAATTCCAGCTTGGGAAAAGGCACCCGAATTCATGTCCAGATCTAGTATCAAGAGCTACCAACCATGACCCTGCGCGTTCTGCTTGTCGATGATCACCGGATGTTCCGCGAAGCGCTGCGCGCGCTTCTCGAGCGCAGCCCCGAGATTAAAATTGTTGGTGAAACAGGGGATGGCAACGAGGCACTCAGACTCATCGCAGATACCTCTCCGGACATCGTTTGCATGGACATCGGCCTGCCCGGCATGAATGGTGTGGAAACAACGCGGCGTATCAAGCTTGCGCATCCTTCGGTCAAGATCATCGCCCTGTCGATTTATGCCGAACGACGTTACGTCCTCGACATGATCGAGGCCGGGGCCGGGGCCTATGTGACAAAGGATGAGGCCAGCGATGAATTGCTGCGAGCGATTGATGCGGTACAGCGCAATCGCAGCTATCTGTGCCCGGATGTCGCAACGCTGATCACGCACGGCATTAGCAGCAGAGACAGGAGCATCCCTTCACCCATCCGTCTCGGCAATCGCGAGCAGCAGGTATTGCGTCTGGTTGCTCAAGGCAACACCTCGATCCAGATCGCGGCGAAGATGAGCATTGCCGCCTCAACCGTAGAGGTGCATCGCCGCAACATCATGCGCAAACTCGATCTGCACAGCGTCGCCGAGTTGACCCGTTACGTCATCAGCCGGGGCATGGATCTCGACTAGGTCGAACTCAATGCAGATCGCAGCCCACACATTCAAACAGAATACCTGCTTACCGGTAAGCAATATATTCAGATTTGCTGATATCGGCTACCAACCAGCAAGCGTAGCATAACGTCATTTCATTCTGCTCGAATACACCATAACTGAATGCATGATCCAAGTGTAAACAAGGGCGATGCGACCGCCTCCCCGTTGCCGGAAAGCAGCACAGCGAGCCAGGCTGAACTGAGCGAAACCCTGCACTTGTTTGAAAGTGAACTGCAGAACACCCGGCAGCGCCTCGCTGCCAGCGAAATCAGAATCCACAGCATCCTTCAGACTGCACCGGTCGGTATCGGTGTCATGACGGCACAGCGTGTATTTGTTGATGTCAATCCAGCAATGACCGGTATCACCGGCTACCAGTCAGAAGAGTTGATCGGCCAGTCTTCCCGCCTGCTCTACCCGTCGGATGAAGAATTTCACCGCGTCGGAGCCGAAAAGGACAGCCAGCTAAAGGCACATGGCCAATGTTCCATCGAAGCCAGCCTGCGCCACAAGAATGGTCAGATGGTTGATGTCATCTGGTCGATCGCCCCGCTCTCCCCGAATGATCCGGTGGGTTTGCTAACGGTTACGTTTCAGGACATCACCAAGCGCAAACAGGCCGAGGCCCAGTTGCGCCTGCGCGGTGCGGCACTGGATGCCACAGCCAATGCAATCATGATTACCGACATCAGCGGTGCGATCGAATGGGCCAATCCGGCTTTCTTTGCCATGACGGGCTACCA carries:
- a CDS encoding response regulator is translated as MTLRVLLVDDHRMFREALRALLERSPEIKIVGETGDGNEALRLIADTSPDIVCMDIGLPGMNGVETTRRIKLAHPSVKIIALSIYAERRYVLDMIEAGAGAYVTKDEASDELLRAIDAVQRNRSYLCPDVATLITHGISSRDRSIPSPIRLGNREQQVLRLVAQGNTSIQIAAKMSIAASTVEVHRRNIMRKLDLHSVAELTRYVISRGMDLD